One genomic segment of Arthrobacter sp. JZ12 includes these proteins:
- a CDS encoding AEC family transporter, whose protein sequence is MGAAFRRRFIQSPDFWAGLEKLTYFVLLPSLLLTGLARADFARLEPGPIVLVLSASALFSSLLAYAVRRPAAGSDGPAFTSVFQGTVRFNTYIAVTTAAALFGSDGIAIAALGTAVLVPLVNLASTVALAHHGHHKPRGAALLRTVFFNPLILACVIGLALNLLGSIPAVGESLKAPVPSAVVQLIASVLGMLGGAALPIGLICVGAGLHGRVFARESLRPVVAAILLRFLPVPAATLGLCLALGFSGPAAVVCVVFQSLPTATSSYVFSRRLGGDAPLMAQITAAQTILSGAVLPAWILIATAVLL, encoded by the coding sequence ATGGGCGCCGCATTCCGACGCCGCTTCATCCAGTCGCCTGACTTCTGGGCCGGCCTCGAAAAGCTCACGTACTTCGTTCTCCTCCCGTCCCTGCTGCTAACCGGTCTCGCCCGGGCGGACTTCGCGCGTCTCGAACCGGGCCCCATCGTCCTGGTCCTGTCAGCCTCAGCCCTCTTCTCCTCGCTGCTCGCCTACGCCGTACGCCGCCCTGCGGCCGGCTCCGACGGGCCGGCCTTCACCTCGGTCTTCCAGGGCACCGTCCGCTTCAACACCTACATCGCAGTTACGACGGCGGCAGCCCTGTTCGGGAGCGACGGAATCGCCATCGCAGCACTCGGCACCGCGGTTCTCGTTCCGCTGGTCAACCTCGCCTCGACCGTTGCGCTGGCGCACCATGGCCACCACAAACCGCGGGGAGCGGCGCTTCTTCGCACCGTGTTCTTCAATCCGTTGATCCTCGCCTGCGTGATCGGCCTGGCCCTCAATCTGCTCGGTTCAATTCCCGCAGTAGGGGAATCACTCAAGGCACCGGTGCCGTCCGCCGTGGTACAACTAATCGCCAGCGTGCTGGGAATGCTCGGCGGTGCCGCCCTGCCTATCGGGCTGATCTGTGTGGGCGCCGGTCTTCACGGACGGGTTTTCGCCCGCGAATCACTCCGCCCGGTCGTGGCTGCGATCCTGCTCCGCTTCCTGCCAGTACCGGCCGCAACCCTGGGGCTATGTCTGGCGCTCGGCTTCAGCGGACCGGCCGCCGTCGTTTGCGTGGTTTTCCAGTCCCTGCCCACCGCCACCAGCTCCTATGTGTTCTCACGCCGGCTGGGCGGCGACGCACCCCTGATGGCGCAGATTACCGCCGCACAAACCATACTGTCGGGCGCGGTGCTTCCTGCCTGGATCCTCATAGCGACGGCGGTACTGCTCTAG
- a CDS encoding threonine/serine dehydratase, translating into MGPTDAVAEATLVTLNDIEAAADRIGDLVLRTPLVQLPHPQSPDRILHCKAECLQPTGAFKLRGAYNTIAQVLDQARANGIVAQSSGNHARAVAWLARRLSLRAVIVMPDAAPPTKIDAVRELGADVEVVPSALRDVRAHELAAEHGYVHVPPYDDPRIIAGQGTVGLEIVQQLPEVSTVLVPISGGGLISGIATAVKALKPETRVIGVEPELAADAAQSLREGRRISWDPQLTYRTVADGLRTPAIGVHPWAHVQRYVDDIVTVTEDQILAAMRHLALAGRLVAEPSGAVAAAAWLHNIAGAENDGGAVAAVVSGGSVDPALLAAVLQPAS; encoded by the coding sequence ATGGGACCAACCGACGCCGTCGCCGAAGCCACCCTTGTTACCCTCAACGACATCGAAGCAGCTGCCGACCGCATTGGCGATCTCGTGCTTCGAACACCGCTCGTTCAGCTTCCGCATCCACAGTCACCGGATCGGATTCTGCACTGCAAGGCCGAATGCCTACAGCCCACCGGCGCCTTCAAGCTCCGCGGTGCCTACAACACCATCGCCCAGGTGCTGGATCAGGCCCGCGCTAACGGGATCGTTGCGCAGTCGTCGGGCAACCACGCACGGGCTGTCGCCTGGCTTGCCCGCCGGCTCAGCCTACGCGCCGTGATCGTGATGCCCGACGCCGCACCGCCCACCAAGATCGATGCCGTCCGTGAGCTCGGTGCCGACGTCGAAGTGGTTCCGTCAGCCCTCCGCGACGTCCGCGCCCACGAACTCGCAGCTGAGCACGGTTATGTGCACGTCCCGCCCTACGACGACCCCCGCATCATCGCCGGACAGGGAACCGTCGGGCTCGAGATCGTGCAGCAGTTACCCGAGGTCAGCACTGTTCTCGTCCCCATTTCGGGTGGCGGCCTCATCTCCGGGATTGCGACCGCGGTCAAGGCGCTGAAGCCGGAGACTCGCGTCATCGGCGTTGAACCGGAGCTCGCCGCCGACGCTGCCCAAAGCCTCCGCGAGGGCCGACGCATCAGCTGGGATCCGCAGCTGACCTACCGCACTGTGGCTGACGGACTGCGCACGCCCGCGATCGGCGTGCATCCCTGGGCGCATGTGCAGCGTTACGTCGACGACATCGTCACTGTCACCGAAGACCAGATCCTGGCCGCCATGCGGCATCTCGCCCTGGCGGGTCGGCTGGTTGCAGAGCCATCTGGAGCGGTGGCTGCCGCCGCCTGGCTGCACAACATCGCAGGTGCAGAAAACGACGGCGGCGCGGTGGCCGCCGTCGTTTCCGGTGGTTCGGTGGATCCGGCGCTGCTGGCGGCGGTGCTGCAGCCCGCCAGCTAG
- a CDS encoding FBP domain-containing protein, protein MQEISDRDIRSSFINATRSETAKLNLPPNFDHLDWDNLDFLGWRDEKMPLRGYLVVPAEGGLTGILLRAPEGGAKKNRSVLCEMCRDVFSKEDVFLWSAKRAGQPGRNGNTVGTLICADFICSANVRKAPPANEINPDPAVVVKRQIEELRERIGKFLSRVAE, encoded by the coding sequence ATGCAAGAAATCAGCGACCGGGACATCCGGTCATCCTTCATCAACGCAACCCGCTCAGAAACCGCCAAGCTCAATCTCCCGCCGAACTTCGACCACCTCGACTGGGACAACCTCGATTTCCTTGGTTGGCGCGACGAAAAGATGCCCCTTCGCGGCTATCTTGTGGTGCCCGCTGAGGGCGGTCTGACCGGCATCCTTCTCCGCGCGCCCGAAGGCGGAGCCAAGAAGAATCGTTCAGTGCTCTGCGAAATGTGCCGCGACGTATTCTCGAAGGAGGACGTCTTCCTCTGGTCGGCGAAACGGGCAGGCCAGCCGGGCCGCAACGGGAATACGGTAGGTACCTTGATCTGCGCAGATTTCATCTGCTCTGCAAACGTACGCAAAGCCCCGCCGGCCAACGAGATCAACCCGGACCCCGCCGTCGTCGTCAAGCGGCAGATTGAGGAACTGCGTGAGCGGATAGGGAAGTTTCTGAGCCGGGTCGCAGAATAG
- a CDS encoding LacI family DNA-binding transcriptional regulator, translating into MANIHDVARVAGVSISTVSYALSGKRSVSEDARRRITAAVQELGYLPNAAGRMLAGARTRILALSAPLRSDTYAPAHMAFVLAVATAARRYDYDILLLTEDEATNGLRRVTSSRLVDAVILLDVSIDDERIGLVRDLSVPSVVVGVPKDATGLICVDLDFAAAARLTIDRLAEAGHRSIALLGHPEAVYQRGSNFPHRFRNAFLDYAAEQKISAKFVMPGTSDTDVRQAVDQMLDPGDSVTGVVMHCEESIQSRALQVIAESGRSVPGDLSVISACTSFDTSHFHPPLDVIPLVAADSCDRAVALIMQALDGAAEPHVELVAPRYESRGSLGKPVQPAVPELT; encoded by the coding sequence ATGGCTAACATTCACGACGTCGCCCGCGTCGCTGGTGTTTCCATCAGCACCGTGTCCTACGCACTGAGCGGTAAGCGGTCGGTGAGCGAGGATGCGCGCCGCCGGATCACGGCTGCGGTCCAGGAGCTCGGCTACCTCCCGAATGCTGCTGGAAGAATGCTCGCGGGAGCCCGAACCCGGATCCTCGCGCTGAGCGCTCCGCTCCGGTCGGACACCTACGCACCCGCCCACATGGCGTTCGTACTCGCGGTCGCAACGGCTGCCCGCCGGTACGACTACGACATCCTCCTGCTCACCGAAGACGAGGCAACAAACGGTCTGCGCCGCGTTACGTCCAGTCGCCTGGTCGACGCCGTCATCCTCCTTGACGTCTCGATCGACGACGAGCGTATTGGCTTGGTCCGCGACCTCTCGGTTCCGTCGGTGGTCGTCGGCGTACCGAAGGATGCCACCGGACTCATCTGCGTTGACCTGGACTTCGCTGCGGCTGCCCGACTGACCATAGACAGGCTTGCCGAGGCGGGTCACCGCTCGATAGCACTGCTCGGCCACCCCGAAGCTGTGTACCAGCGAGGATCCAACTTTCCCCATCGCTTCAGAAATGCCTTCCTGGATTACGCGGCGGAGCAAAAGATATCCGCGAAATTTGTCATGCCGGGCACCAGTGACACCGATGTTCGTCAGGCCGTCGACCAGATGCTCGACCCTGGCGACTCAGTTACCGGCGTGGTGATGCACTGTGAGGAGTCCATCCAGTCCCGCGCGCTTCAGGTTATTGCTGAAAGCGGACGCAGCGTTCCCGGGGACCTGTCCGTGATCTCCGCTTGCACCAGCTTTGATACGTCCCATTTCCACCCGCCGCTCGACGTAATCCCGCTCGTCGCTGCGGACTCCTGCGATCGGGCGGTTGCCCTGATCATGCAAGCGCTCGACGGCGCGGCCGAGCCGCATGTCGAGCTGGTGGCACCGCGGTACGAATCCCGCGGTTCCCTGGGAAAGCCGGTACAGCCAGCCGTCCCCGAACTCACCTAA
- a CDS encoding beta-galactosidase, with product MPVSETFRHSASAEGPNSEQLVFGGDYNPEQWPEETWHEDVRLMREAHVNRVTVGVFSWSSIEPREGEYRFGWLDRVMDLMAENGIGVVLATPTASPPPWFTLAHPEALPMTADGVRLVHGSRDTYNPAAPAYRAAARRVAAALAERYAFHPALRMWHLHNEYGTVSYGPETNTAFRGWLQEKYGSLQALNSTWNTAFWSQGYGEWEEIFAPQATQYLPNPSLLLDFKRFSADVLRDCLREQVDVVRAVRPDVPVTTNFMLPAWNHYDQWDMAAEIDEVSVDHYPDTPGIEGDVQVAFGSDLARSFNGGRPWVLMEQATTMVYDYAQGRILARDPGKLLFNTLQYLARGSTGSLFFQWRSPRAGAEFFHSPMVPHVGENSRTFREIVELGTTLSRLPELAQQPANGNRVNRNRVGIVWDASAWWSAETRALPSNDVAFLPAVKSVHRALWFLGINADFVQLDQDLSGYSLVLVPSKLAASDAEADNLRRFVADGGHTAVWYFSGSTDENLNVRLGGFTGAFADLLGIRVEEHFPQPAGDILKLSDGSTADGWAESVELHGAVSVADFTEFPLAGRPAVTRNEFGSGTAHYFATRFGEDSLKDHLERILDAAGISKDHPAAGRGVEAVRRYAGDRSYLFLLNHTGEAVDVDVRGQDLLTDTAVYGSTVLAAGAALIVREPHETP from the coding sequence ATGCCCGTTAGCGAAACGTTTCGACACAGCGCGTCCGCGGAGGGACCAAACAGTGAACAACTGGTATTCGGAGGCGACTACAACCCGGAGCAATGGCCGGAAGAGACCTGGCACGAAGACGTACGCCTCATGCGCGAAGCACACGTCAACCGAGTTACCGTCGGTGTATTTTCCTGGTCCTCCATCGAGCCCCGTGAGGGTGAGTACCGGTTCGGGTGGCTGGACCGGGTCATGGATCTCATGGCCGAGAACGGCATCGGCGTCGTCCTCGCGACGCCTACGGCATCACCCCCACCATGGTTCACGCTTGCCCACCCCGAAGCCCTTCCCATGACTGCCGATGGAGTCCGGTTGGTCCACGGCAGCAGGGACACCTACAACCCTGCCGCCCCGGCCTACCGCGCCGCCGCGCGCCGCGTGGCCGCTGCGCTTGCCGAACGGTACGCCTTCCACCCGGCACTTCGGATGTGGCACCTCCACAACGAGTACGGCACCGTCTCCTACGGCCCAGAAACCAACACAGCGTTCCGCGGCTGGCTACAGGAGAAGTACGGCAGCCTGCAGGCCCTGAATTCCACCTGGAACACGGCCTTCTGGTCACAGGGGTACGGGGAATGGGAGGAAATCTTCGCGCCGCAGGCCACCCAGTACCTGCCCAATCCCTCTCTGTTGCTCGATTTCAAGCGTTTCTCAGCGGACGTTCTGCGCGACTGCCTACGCGAGCAGGTGGACGTGGTTCGGGCCGTCCGCCCGGACGTTCCGGTCACCACCAACTTCATGCTGCCCGCCTGGAACCACTACGACCAGTGGGACATGGCCGCGGAAATAGACGAGGTCTCGGTGGACCATTATCCGGATACCCCCGGCATTGAGGGTGACGTTCAGGTTGCGTTCGGCAGCGACCTTGCCCGCTCCTTCAACGGCGGTCGGCCCTGGGTCCTCATGGAGCAGGCCACCACCATGGTCTACGACTACGCACAGGGCCGCATCCTCGCCCGTGATCCCGGCAAGCTCCTATTCAACACTCTTCAGTACCTTGCCCGGGGCTCCACAGGTTCTCTCTTCTTCCAGTGGCGCTCACCGCGTGCAGGCGCAGAGTTCTTCCACTCGCCGATGGTGCCGCACGTGGGTGAAAACTCCCGGACCTTCCGGGAGATCGTTGAGCTCGGAACCACCCTGAGCCGCCTTCCCGAACTGGCGCAGCAGCCGGCAAACGGCAACCGGGTGAACCGGAACCGCGTGGGCATCGTCTGGGATGCCTCCGCGTGGTGGTCGGCCGAGACACGCGCATTGCCCTCGAACGACGTCGCGTTCCTGCCGGCCGTGAAGTCGGTTCACCGCGCGCTGTGGTTCCTTGGCATCAACGCCGACTTCGTACAGCTGGACCAGGACCTCAGCGGTTACAGCCTGGTTCTGGTGCCGAGCAAGCTGGCCGCTTCGGACGCTGAGGCCGACAACCTGAGGCGGTTTGTGGCGGACGGCGGACACACCGCCGTCTGGTACTTCTCAGGTAGCACAGACGAGAACCTCAACGTCCGCCTGGGCGGATTCACCGGAGCGTTTGCCGACCTCCTCGGCATCCGCGTCGAGGAACACTTCCCCCAGCCCGCAGGTGACATCCTGAAACTCAGTGACGGCTCCACAGCCGACGGCTGGGCGGAGTCTGTGGAACTTCATGGCGCCGTTAGCGTTGCCGACTTCACGGAGTTTCCGCTCGCCGGACGTCCTGCCGTCACACGCAACGAATTTGGCAGCGGCACGGCGCATTACTTCGCAACACGGTTCGGTGAGGACAGCCTGAAAGACCACCTCGAGCGCATTCTCGACGCCGCCGGAATTTCGAAGGACCACCCGGCAGCAGGCCGTGGGGTCGAAGCAGTCCGCCGTTATGCCGGGGATCGCAGCTACCTCTTTCTGCTCAACCACACCGGGGAAGCCGTTGACGTGGATGTCCGCGGACAAGATCTCCTTACCGATACGGCGGTCTATGGCTCCACCGTCCTGGCTGCCGGCGCCGCCCTGATAGTGCGCGAACCACACGAAACTCCCTGA
- a CDS encoding sugar ABC transporter substrate-binding protein, with protein MALTSKRSGALSALALTTVSALLLTGCASGGDAPSAEAGPVTLEFWGWAPGLETAVELWNEENPNTQIEFFRMTGDDGAKIPAAIDAGTAPDVVQMSVHSIPGHIINNRLTDISEYTEGLEEQFTASSWKGVSYNDGVYAIPQDSGPTGLMYRKDLFEQHGVEVPTTWDEYLDAARALKEADPELHIAQFSPNETGLWLETVWQNEGTWYGIDGDAWTVGIDNEASQEVAEVWQTLLDEDLVKVVDMWTPEYWAEVNAGTIATINYAAWFPGLLEESAGDLAGKWAVAPSPRYDGLDTAGETGGSVDVIPEGTEHVEQAVEFTTWLNSSPEALEILITEGGLFPSALTGLESESLLQPEEYFGGQVINEVFAGEATKVPDTWVEGPSFDLAQDQLKDAFAQVANGKLTFAEALTQVQESTVQDLKDMGLNVK; from the coding sequence ATGGCACTCACCTCAAAGCGGTCTGGAGCTCTCTCAGCCCTCGCGCTCACCACAGTCTCCGCACTCCTGCTCACCGGCTGTGCGTCAGGCGGAGACGCTCCGTCCGCCGAGGCCGGGCCAGTCACCCTCGAGTTCTGGGGCTGGGCCCCCGGCCTGGAGACCGCCGTCGAACTTTGGAACGAGGAAAACCCCAACACCCAGATCGAGTTCTTCCGGATGACAGGCGATGACGGAGCAAAGATCCCGGCAGCGATCGACGCCGGCACCGCACCGGACGTGGTCCAGATGTCCGTTCACTCGATCCCTGGTCACATCATCAACAACCGGTTGACCGACATCAGCGAGTACACCGAGGGCCTGGAGGAACAGTTCACCGCCAGCTCCTGGAAAGGCGTCTCCTACAACGACGGCGTCTACGCCATCCCGCAGGACTCCGGCCCCACCGGTCTCATGTACCGCAAGGACCTGTTCGAGCAGCACGGCGTCGAAGTTCCCACCACCTGGGACGAGTACCTCGATGCAGCCCGGGCACTCAAGGAAGCGGACCCGGAGCTTCACATTGCACAGTTCTCCCCGAACGAGACCGGACTCTGGCTTGAGACGGTCTGGCAGAACGAAGGAACCTGGTACGGCATCGACGGCGACGCCTGGACCGTGGGCATCGACAATGAGGCCAGCCAGGAAGTAGCCGAAGTGTGGCAGACGCTCCTTGATGAGGACCTCGTCAAGGTCGTGGACATGTGGACCCCCGAATACTGGGCCGAGGTCAACGCCGGTACGATCGCCACGATCAATTACGCCGCATGGTTCCCCGGGCTGCTTGAGGAAAGCGCCGGCGACCTTGCCGGAAAGTGGGCCGTTGCGCCGTCACCGCGGTACGACGGACTCGACACAGCTGGGGAAACCGGCGGCAGCGTCGACGTCATCCCCGAAGGAACCGAGCACGTGGAGCAGGCCGTTGAGTTCACCACCTGGCTGAACTCTTCACCGGAGGCACTCGAGATCCTGATCACCGAGGGCGGCCTGTTCCCCTCCGCCCTCACCGGCCTCGAAAGCGAGTCCCTGCTCCAGCCCGAGGAGTACTTCGGCGGCCAGGTCATCAATGAGGTCTTCGCGGGCGAAGCCACCAAGGTGCCGGACACCTGGGTGGAAGGGCCCAGCTTCGACCTTGCGCAGGACCAGCTGAAGGACGCATTCGCGCAGGTCGCCAACGGCAAGTTGACTTTCGCCGAGGCACTGACCCAGGTTCAGGAGTCAACCGTGCAGGACCTGAAAGACATGGGGCTGAACGTCAAATGA
- a CDS encoding sugar ABC transporter permease has product MSTAAATRAAAARTPRRRRRGGGGERVAPYVFLAPFIFLFLVFLVLPIIVALYTSFFQTQRSGLGFGGGDGQKFVWFDNYALAFSNPGFIESFGRVLLFGAVQVPVMLAFSLVLALLFDSAVVRWKRFFQLSVFLPYAVPSVVAALIWGFLYQPRVSPIVEGLTSIGVPVNFLAPGTVLWSIANVAVWSVVGVNMIILFSSLQTVPREMYEAARIDGAGELRMALQIKLPMILPALILTMLFSVIGTLQLFNEPMTMRSVTSNISGDYTPNMAVFSATTLGGDINLGSAMAIVIGLVTFVLSVIVSVLSNRKRGSAK; this is encoded by the coding sequence ATGAGTACCGCAGCCGCGACACGCGCCGCGGCTGCCCGTACTCCCCGCCGCCGCCGTCGAGGCGGCGGCGGGGAACGGGTAGCACCGTATGTCTTCCTCGCACCGTTCATCTTCCTGTTCCTCGTGTTCCTGGTGCTGCCGATCATCGTGGCCCTCTACACGAGTTTCTTCCAGACGCAGCGCAGCGGCCTGGGCTTCGGCGGCGGTGACGGACAGAAGTTCGTCTGGTTCGACAACTACGCGCTCGCGTTCTCGAATCCCGGCTTCATCGAGAGCTTCGGCCGGGTGCTGCTCTTCGGAGCGGTCCAGGTTCCGGTCATGCTCGCCTTTTCCCTGGTCCTTGCGCTGCTGTTCGATTCCGCCGTCGTTCGGTGGAAGCGCTTCTTCCAACTGAGTGTGTTCCTGCCCTACGCGGTTCCCTCCGTGGTCGCCGCGCTCATCTGGGGTTTCCTCTACCAGCCGCGGGTCAGCCCGATCGTCGAGGGTCTTACCAGCATCGGTGTCCCCGTGAACTTCCTGGCACCCGGTACCGTGCTCTGGTCGATCGCGAACGTCGCTGTCTGGTCTGTCGTCGGCGTCAACATGATCATTCTGTTCTCCTCACTGCAAACGGTGCCCCGAGAGATGTATGAGGCTGCCCGGATCGACGGCGCGGGCGAACTTCGTATGGCGCTGCAGATCAAGCTGCCCATGATCCTGCCCGCCCTGATCCTCACCATGCTCTTCTCGGTCATCGGCACCCTGCAGCTCTTTAACGAACCGATGACCATGCGCTCGGTTACCTCGAACATCTCGGGCGATTACACCCCCAACATGGCTGTTTTCTCGGCCACCACCCTCGGTGGTGACATCAATCTCGGCTCCGCGATGGCAATCGTCATCGGCCTGGTGACGTTTGTGCTGTCTGTCATCGTCTCAGTGCTCTCCAACCGGAAGCGAGGTAGCGCGAAGTGA
- a CDS encoding carbohydrate ABC transporter permease → MTQVPVLAPPVSPEPASKPRNRTRVHAEGERPSPAARVAAWIFMGATALYFLVPVYWLIVAATKSTSDLFSTPGFWFAEFNLFTNLAALTEYDNGIFWRWMGNSLIYSGVGSLLMTFISLISGYALAMYRFRGRSVVLAAVLGSMLIPQTVLAQPTYLLLVEIGLNNTIWGVLIPSLAYPFGVLLAFVYAQASVPQELLEAARLDGASEWRAFFSIALKLLSPGGVTIMLFAFIGSWNNFMLPLLVISDARLMPVTVGLSGWSQAAITIPGLQTLVVIGALVSIIPIVVVFVSLQRYWRSGLAAGGVRF, encoded by the coding sequence GTGACACAGGTACCTGTCCTTGCCCCGCCGGTTTCACCCGAACCGGCATCCAAGCCCCGGAACCGCACACGGGTCCACGCCGAAGGCGAACGGCCCAGCCCTGCTGCCCGTGTCGCTGCGTGGATCTTCATGGGAGCCACGGCCCTGTACTTCCTCGTGCCCGTCTACTGGCTGATCGTCGCGGCGACGAAGAGTACGTCCGACCTCTTCTCCACGCCGGGCTTCTGGTTCGCGGAATTCAACCTGTTCACCAACCTCGCTGCCCTCACGGAGTACGACAACGGAATCTTCTGGCGGTGGATGGGCAACTCGCTGATCTACTCCGGGGTCGGCTCACTGCTGATGACATTCATCAGCCTCATTTCCGGTTACGCGCTGGCGATGTACCGTTTCCGTGGGCGCAGCGTTGTGCTGGCTGCGGTGTTGGGCAGCATGCTCATTCCGCAGACCGTCCTCGCCCAGCCCACGTACCTGCTGCTGGTGGAAATCGGGCTCAACAACACCATCTGGGGCGTGCTGATTCCCAGCCTGGCCTATCCGTTCGGCGTCCTCCTCGCCTTTGTCTATGCACAGGCGTCCGTCCCGCAGGAACTGCTTGAGGCAGCCAGACTCGACGGCGCAAGTGAATGGCGCGCGTTCTTCTCCATCGCCCTCAAACTGCTCAGCCCCGGCGGCGTGACAATCATGCTGTTCGCCTTCATCGGCAGCTGGAACAACTTCATGCTTCCGCTCCTGGTTATCAGCGATGCACGGCTCATGCCGGTCACGGTGGGCCTCAGCGGATGGAGCCAGGCGGCCATTACGATTCCGGGGCTGCAGACCCTGGTGGTCATCGGCGCGTTGGTCTCCATCATTCCGATCGTCGTCGTGTTCGTGTCCCTCCAGCGCTACTGGCGCTCAGGTTTGGCGGCAGGCGGTGTGCGTTTCTAA